One window from the genome of Palaemon carinicauda isolate YSFRI2023 chromosome 24, ASM3689809v2, whole genome shotgun sequence encodes:
- the LOC137618448 gene encoding uncharacterized protein, giving the protein MFGVAGRHARRRTSSASLLSSSSLLPASRSPSRLTAASPAARRNTGGSQTSLCRSPVPPGTTPSPARSPGPHTSGTSPGRSPGRSPSRSPARSSIGSLEGSSGVLTRRHSSLTSDGHGILMEEEEEEEGAEEGSEREKKAKLKKSDEEESSDEEKPSRDLEDHLEEEEEMGTDGKSPVGEASDSRRLSERSVGSHKSDMNGGSHAGTPSLTVGPIAAKKQVRLSLPNGPYLSRYPPVLSPSPLTGAGYFRRRQAVNISDYKSCALVQANMKMGLGDIM; this is encoded by the coding sequence ATGTTCGGCGTCGCTGGAAGACACGCAAGGCGTCGTACCAGTTCGGCGTCTCTCCTGTCGTCGTCTTCCCTGCTCCCCGCCTCCCGCTCGCCCTCTAGACTTACAGCTGCCTCCCCAGCAGCGAGAAGAAACACAGGTGGTTCCCAGACATCCCTTTGCCGGTCCCCAGTCCCTCCAGGTACTACTCCTTCGCCGGCTCGGTCTCCTGGTCCCCACACTTCAGGTACTTCCCCTGGAAGAAGCCCGGGGCGATCTCCCTCTCGGTCCCCAGCTCGCTCGTCCATCGGCTCTTTAGAAGGATCGTCCGGTGTCCTGACCAGGCGGCATTCTTCTTTAACCTCAGATGGTCATGGCATTCTcatggaagaagaagaggaggaggaaggagcaGAAGAAGGAAGTGAAAGAGAAAAGAAAGCGAAACTTAAAAAGAGCGACGAGGAAGAAAGTTCTGACGAAGAGAAACCCTCCAGAGATTTGGAAGATCacttggaggaagaggaagaaatggGGACAGACGGCAAAAGTCCTGTTGGGGAGGCAAGTGACAGCAGAAGGCTGTCCGAACGAAGTGTAGGAAGCCATAAATCGGATATGAATGGAGGGTCCCATGCAGGAACACCTTCACTCACAGTGGGCCCCATTGCGGCCAAGAAACAGGTGCGCCTTAGTTTGCCTAATGGGCCCTACCTGTCCAGGTACCCCCCAGTGCTGTCTCCATCACCTTTAACAGGTGCTGGATATTTTAGGAGACGGCAAGCAGTTAACATCAGCGATTACAAGAGCTGCGCTCTCGTCCAGGCCAACATGAAGATGGGTCTCGGAGACATCATGTGA